One window of Fusobacterium polymorphum genomic DNA carries:
- a CDS encoding helix-turn-helix domain-containing protein, protein MNKIMLTVKEASAITNIGVARLKMLTREYPDFPYVKVGVKYLIIADKLVEWLNNHKGEVF, encoded by the coding sequence ATGAATAAGATAATGTTGACTGTGAAAGAAGCCTCAGCAATTACAAATATAGGTGTTGCTAGATTAAAAATGTTGACAAGGGAATACCCTGATTTTCCTTATGTTAAAGTGGGTGTTAAATATCTAATAATAGCGGATAAATTGGTGGAATGGTTGAATAATCACAAAGGAGAAGTATTTTAA
- a CDS encoding phage antirepressor KilAC domain-containing protein has translation MGDNNAKTHTYWTQKGRLFIYNLLKENGYLPIMEDKDYE, from the coding sequence ATGGGAGATAATAATGCTAAAACACATACTTATTGGACTCAAAAAGGGAGACTCTTTATTTACAATTTATTAAAAGAAAATGGTTATTTACCTATTATGGAGGATAAAGATTATGAATAA